GGGCTTGTTTTTTGGGCTAAATTTAAAGGCTCTCGCGTTATTTTGATAAACGCTAGGATTTCTGATAGGAGCTACAAAAGCTATCTAAAATTTAGCTTTTTTTATGGGTATTTGTTTAAATTTATAGATAAAATTTACGCCCAAAGCGATCTGGACAAACAGCGCCTAGATCAGCTCGGCGCCAAAAATATCGTCGTTAGCGGCAATATAAAATCAGCCTTTTTGCCAAACCCGAGTAAAATTTACGCCAAACCAAAAGAGCGCGCGATCGTGCTAGCTAGCACTCATGCAGGCGAAGAGGAGCTGATTTTGCGCGAGTTAAATTTGGGCGCAAGCGATAAGTTGATACTCGTGCCGCGCCATCCGGAGAGATTTGGCGAAGCGGGCGAGATTTTGGCTAAATTTGCCGTAAAAAACGGACTTAGTTTTGCTAAATTTAGCGAGACGAAAAACTTTGACGCGCAGTGCGTGCTAGTCGATGCGATGGGCGAGCTGGTAAATATTTATAAATTTAGCGATGTCGTCGTGCTAGGCGGTAGCTTCGTACCAAACGTGGGCGGACACAATCCGATCGAGGCGGCTCAGTTTGAAAATGCGGTGATAAGCGGGGAGTTTATATTTAACCAAAAAGCCCTGTATAGCGCGGTTGATGGTATAAAATTTGCAAAAGCGGGCGAGATAAATTCGCTTTTAAAGCAAAATTTACCAAAAGCAAAAATAGTCGCCAAGGGCGATGCAAGCGAGATTTTAAAAGATATTGAGGAAAATTTATGAAAGAAGAAAAAGCCTATAAACTGCTGGCGATCCAGGAAGGCATCTCAAACAACGAGGCAAAGGAGCTAATTGACGCGGGGCTAGTGAGCGCCAAAGGACAGAGGATTGCCGTGGCGCGCGCAATGATGAGTGCGGCGACTAAATTTAACGTGCAAAAGCTGCCGCGTCCAAGCGTGATTTTTGAGGATGAAAACCTGATTGCGGTCGATAAACCGGCATTTTTAACGTCCGAAAAAGTGAGTGAAACTTATAAATTCCCTCTGCTTCACAGGCTCGATAAGGAAACTAGCGGCGTGCTTTTGCTCGTGAAAAACGAGGAATTTCAAAAAAAAGCGATCGAGGAGTTTAAAAACTGCCGCGTAAAAAAAGAGTACGTTGCGGCGGTCAAGGGTATCGTGAGCGAGGAATTTAGCGTAAACGAACCCATAATCACGCTAAAAAACAAAGGCGGAGCGTTTTCTAAGATATCGCCAAACGGCAAAGAGGCGTTTTCGCATGTGACGCCCGTGATGGTCGCAGGCAAAAAAAGTCTCGTAAAAGTCGAGATAAAAACCGGCAGAACGCACCAAATCAGAGTGCATCTAAATCACGCGGGATACGGGATCGTAGGGGACGAAAAATACGCTAAAAATAAATCCGCAAGAATGTATCTGCATGCTTATAAAATCGAGCTTTTAGGGTATAAATTTAGGTCAAATTTGAGCAGTGATTTTAACAGGCTCGGTTTTGAAATTTCAAGAAATTTTGAGATTTAAAGAGCGATAAAGCTTAAATTTAATAAAATACGCGCTTTAGCTATAAATGTAAATAAAAGGTAGAATGTGTTTGAACAAATCAGCGAGTCGTTTCGTTTAGCCGTTAGCAAAATTCGTTTCGTAGACGATGAAAAAGCGCTAAATAACGCGCTTGACGTGCTTAAAAAAGCACTGCTAAAAGCCGATGTTCATCACAAAGTTACCAAAGAATTGCTAGCTCTCATAGAGGCTGATCTAAAGCAAAGCGGGATAGGTCAAAAGCAGTTTTTAGACGCTATCAAGTCAAATTTAACGAAGGTT
The window above is part of the uncultured Campylobacter sp. genome. Proteins encoded here:
- the waaA gene encoding lipid IV(A) 3-deoxy-D-manno-octulosonic acid transferase, whose product is MIIIYYVLVLAAFALGALPLAILAFKKKYRASIPARFFLFKNPKFDASRVHFHACSFGEARSIAPLVGRFKDAAAVSVVTKTGFDEAKKITQNTRFLPFEIFLPFWLKPAKITVIFEAELWLGLVFWAKFKGSRVILINARISDRSYKSYLKFSFFYGYLFKFIDKIYAQSDLDKQRLDQLGAKNIVVSGNIKSAFLPNPSKIYAKPKERAIVLASTHAGEEELILRELNLGASDKLILVPRHPERFGEAGEILAKFAVKNGLSFAKFSETKNFDAQCVLVDAMGELVNIYKFSDVVVLGGSFVPNVGGHNPIEAAQFENAVISGEFIFNQKALYSAVDGIKFAKAGEINSLLKQNLPKAKIVAKGDASEILKDIEENL
- a CDS encoding RluA family pseudouridine synthase, whose protein sequence is MKEEKAYKLLAIQEGISNNEAKELIDAGLVSAKGQRIAVARAMMSAATKFNVQKLPRPSVIFEDENLIAVDKPAFLTSEKVSETYKFPLLHRLDKETSGVLLLVKNEEFQKKAIEEFKNCRVKKEYVAAVKGIVSEEFSVNEPIITLKNKGGAFSKISPNGKEAFSHVTPVMVAGKKSLVKVEIKTGRTHQIRVHLNHAGYGIVGDEKYAKNKSARMYLHAYKIELLGYKFRSNLSSDFNRLGFEISRNFEI